From a single Bacillus pseudomycoides DSM 12442 genomic region:
- a CDS encoding DUF975 family protein, whose protein sequence is MISEMKREALQSLKGRWGLGIGSTILYFILNYLISIILGLIIILPFAIVFLLVVDYTTIFEGEEMGIGVGLGIVMFYLLIIIANIASYGIMAYGLTSVYVQISRRKDASLDALFEGFRGFKRMWNAAKPMFLIFLYCGIWIPVVVISIFFLLAQVGNGAGEGLGIAFLVLLIIAFIIVIIIYFSYTMTYYVMIEHPEYGVLQAMKESKAIMKGHKMDLFLLWLSFIGWAVLPIIPFLWLSFMGWNVLAMFIFGIGFVLLCPYFLTTTAHFYQHISNKEL, encoded by the coding sequence TTGATTAGTGAAATGAAACGAGAAGCTTTGCAATCATTGAAGGGGAGATGGGGACTGGGTATAGGTTCGACAATTTTATATTTTATTTTAAACTATCTTATATCGATAATCCTCGGACTTATTATAATACTGCCTTTTGCTATTGTATTTTTATTAGTAGTCGATTATACAACTATATTTGAAGGGGAAGAGATGGGAATCGGTGTAGGTCTTGGCATTGTGATGTTCTATTTACTTATAATAATTGCTAATATTGCATCATATGGTATTATGGCGTATGGTCTCACGAGCGTGTATGTACAGATCAGTAGGAGAAAAGATGCTTCACTAGATGCTTTATTTGAAGGATTCCGTGGTTTTAAAAGAATGTGGAATGCTGCGAAACCAATGTTCTTAATCTTTTTATATTGTGGGATTTGGATTCCTGTTGTAGTAATCAGTATCTTTTTTTTGTTAGCACAAGTTGGTAATGGAGCTGGAGAAGGATTAGGTATTGCCTTTTTAGTTCTATTGATTATTGCATTTATTATTGTTATTATTATTTATTTTTCTTATACAATGACATATTATGTTATGATAGAACATCCGGAATATGGTGTTTTACAAGCGATGAAAGAGAGTAAGGCAATTATGAAAGGGCATAAAATGGATTTATTCCTTTTATGGTTGAGCTTCATCGGTTGGGCAGTGTTACCTATAATTCCTTTTTTATGGCTAAGTTTCATGGGTTGGAACGTGTTAGCTATGTTTATTTTTGGAATAGGATTTGTTTTGTTATGTCCATATTTTTTAACAACGACAGCGCATTTTTATCAACACATATCAAATAAAGAATTATGA
- the atpF gene encoding F0F1 ATP synthase subunit B has protein sequence MPTLILGAAIPFGTIAYTLLVFLILLIMLRKFAWGPLMGIMKEREEHVASEIDAAEQNNAEAKKLVEEQREMLKQSRVEAQELIERAKKQAEDQKDVIVAAAKEEAESIKASAVQEIQREKEHAIAALQEQVASLSVQIASKVIEKELKEEDQVKLIRDYIKEVGEAR, from the coding sequence GTGCCAACTTTAATTTTAGGAGCTGCCATTCCATTTGGAACGATTGCTTATACATTGTTAGTTTTCCTAATTTTATTAATCATGCTACGTAAATTTGCTTGGGGTCCTTTGATGGGAATTATGAAGGAACGTGAAGAGCATGTTGCTAGTGAAATCGATGCTGCAGAACAAAACAATGCAGAGGCGAAGAAATTAGTAGAAGAACAACGTGAAATGTTAAAACAATCACGTGTTGAAGCACAAGAGTTAATCGAAAGAGCGAAAAAGCAAGCAGAAGATCAAAAAGATGTTATTGTTGCTGCTGCAAAAGAAGAAGCAGAATCTATTAAAGCATCTGCTGTACAAGAAATTCAACGCGAAAAAGAGCATGCGATTGCTGCTCTGCAAGAACAAGTCGCTTCTTTATCTGTTCAAATTGCTTCTAAAGTAATTGAGAAAGAATTAAAAGAAGAAGACCAAGTGAAGTTAATTCGCGATTATATTAAAGAAGTAGGAGAAGCGCGATGA
- the atpG gene encoding F0F1 ATP synthase subunit gamma, with protein sequence MASLRDIKAKINSTKKTSQITKAMEMVSASKLSRAEQNAKSFVPYMEKIQEVVASIAQGSKGINHPMLTARPVKRTGYIVITSDRGLAGGYNSNVLRTVSNVIRERHNMDSNQYSIIVLGRLGRDYLKRRGFNIIDEVVGLSDHPSFTDVKDLASRAIAMFADGAYDELYIYYNHFVSKISQEVTENKILPLTEVTSDKPTTAYEFEPSEEDILKVLLPQYAESLVYGALLDGKASEHAARMTAMKSATDNAMEVIDSLTLSFNRARQAAITQEITEIVGGAAALE encoded by the coding sequence GTGGCATCTTTACGCGATATAAAAGCGAAAATTAACTCGACTAAGAAAACGAGTCAAATTACGAAAGCGATGGAGATGGTATCTGCATCGAAGTTAAGTCGTGCAGAGCAAAATGCTAAATCTTTCGTTCCGTATATGGAAAAGATTCAAGAAGTAGTAGCGAGTATTGCGCAAGGTAGCAAAGGGATCAATCATCCAATGCTAACAGCGCGTCCTGTAAAGCGTACAGGATACATCGTTATTACATCTGATCGCGGACTAGCAGGTGGTTATAACAGTAACGTATTACGTACAGTAAGTAACGTAATTCGTGAACGTCATAATATGGATTCAAACCAATATTCAATTATTGTGCTTGGACGACTAGGACGTGATTATTTAAAACGTCGCGGCTTTAACATTATTGATGAAGTAGTTGGATTATCTGACCACCCATCATTTACAGATGTTAAAGACCTTGCTTCTCGAGCAATCGCGATGTTCGCAGATGGTGCTTATGATGAACTGTACATTTACTACAATCATTTTGTAAGTAAAATTTCACAAGAAGTAACGGAAAATAAAATTTTACCGCTTACGGAAGTGACATCTGACAAACCGACGACAGCTTATGAATTTGAACCTTCTGAAGAAGATATCTTAAAAGTGTTATTGCCACAATACGCAGAAAGCTTAGTGTACGGTGCATTACTAGACGGTAAAGCAAGTGAACACGCAGCGCGTATGACAGCAATGAAAAGTGCTACAGACAACGCGATGGAAGTTATCGATTCACTTACACTTTCATTCAACCGTGCTCGTCAAGCAGCGATTACGCAAGAGATTACGGAAATCGTTGGTGGCGCAGCAGCGTTAGAATAG
- the atpE gene encoding F0F1 ATP synthase subunit C, producing the protein MSLGVIAAAIAIGLSALGAGIGNGLIVSRTIEGVARQPELKGALQTIMFIGVALVEALPIIGVVIAFIVMNK; encoded by the coding sequence ATGAGTTTAGGTGTAATCGCAGCTGCAATTGCAATTGGTTTATCAGCATTAGGTGCAGGTATTGGTAACGGTCTTATCGTATCACGTACAATCGAAGGTGTTGCTCGTCAACCAGAATTAAAAGGCGCACTTCAAACAATTATGTTCATCGGGGTTGCATTAGTTGAGGCACTTCCAATCATCGGTGTAGTTATTGCATTCATCGTAATGAACAAATAA
- the atpD gene encoding F0F1 ATP synthase subunit beta encodes MNKGRVTQIMGPVVDVKFDGGKLPEIYNALRIKQDAVNLTLEVALHLGDDTVRTVAMSSTDGLVRGTAVEDTGKAISVPVGDATLGRVFNVLGDAIDLDGEVPADVRRDPIHRQAPAFEELSTKVEILETGIKVVDLLAPYIKGGKIGLFGGAGVGKTVLIQELINNIAQEHGGISVFAGVGERTREGNDLYHEMSDSGVIKKTAMVFGQMNEPPGARQRVALTGLTMAEHFRDEQGQDVLLFIDNIFRFTQAGSEVSALLGRMPSAVGYQPTLATEMGQLQERITSTNKGSITSIQAVYVPADDYTDPAPATTFAHLDATTNLERRLTQMGIYPAVDPLASTSRALSPEIVGEEHYEVARQVQQTLQRYKELQDIIAILGMDEISEEDKLVVQRARRIQFFLSQNFHVAEQFTGQKGSYVPVKETVRGFKEILEGKYDDLPEDAFRLVGSIEEVIENAKKMMA; translated from the coding sequence ATGAATAAAGGGCGCGTTACGCAAATCATGGGTCCGGTTGTAGACGTTAAGTTTGACGGCGGAAAGCTACCTGAAATCTACAATGCCCTTAGAATTAAACAAGACGCAGTTAACTTAACTTTAGAAGTTGCACTTCACTTAGGTGATGATACAGTTCGTACAGTTGCGATGTCTTCCACAGACGGACTTGTTCGTGGTACTGCAGTAGAAGATACTGGCAAAGCGATTTCTGTTCCAGTTGGTGATGCAACACTTGGTCGTGTATTTAACGTATTAGGTGATGCAATTGACTTAGATGGTGAGGTTCCAGCAGATGTACGCCGTGATCCAATTCACCGTCAAGCACCTGCATTCGAAGAGTTATCTACAAAAGTAGAAATTCTTGAAACTGGTATTAAAGTAGTAGACTTACTTGCTCCTTACATTAAAGGTGGTAAAATCGGTCTATTCGGTGGTGCCGGTGTAGGTAAAACAGTATTAATTCAGGAATTAATTAACAACATCGCACAAGAGCACGGTGGTATCTCTGTATTCGCTGGTGTAGGTGAGCGTACTCGTGAAGGTAACGACTTATACCATGAAATGAGCGATTCTGGCGTAATCAAGAAAACTGCGATGGTATTCGGACAAATGAACGAGCCACCTGGTGCACGTCAACGTGTTGCATTAACAGGTTTAACAATGGCTGAACATTTCCGTGATGAGCAAGGACAAGACGTACTATTGTTCATCGATAACATCTTCCGTTTCACGCAAGCGGGTTCTGAAGTATCTGCCCTTCTTGGTCGTATGCCATCTGCGGTAGGTTATCAGCCAACACTTGCAACAGAAATGGGTCAATTACAAGAACGTATTACATCTACAAATAAAGGGTCTATCACGTCTATCCAAGCGGTATATGTACCAGCCGATGACTATACTGACCCAGCACCAGCTACAACGTTCGCTCACTTAGATGCAACAACAAACTTAGAGCGTCGTTTAACACAAATGGGTATTTACCCAGCGGTAGATCCATTAGCATCTACATCTCGTGCACTTTCTCCAGAAATCGTAGGAGAAGAGCATTATGAAGTAGCTCGTCAAGTACAGCAAACTCTTCAACGTTATAAAGAGCTTCAAGATATCATCGCTATCTTAGGTATGGATGAGATCTCTGAAGAAGATAAGTTAGTTGTACAACGTGCTCGTCGCATTCAGTTCTTCTTATCACAAAACTTCCACGTAGCGGAGCAATTTACAGGTCAAAAAGGTTCTTACGTACCTGTAAAAGAAACAGTTCGTGGTTTCAAAGAAATTCTAGAAGGAAAATATGATGACCTTCCAGAAGATGCATTCCGTCTTGTTGGTAGTATTGAAGAAGTTATTGAAAACGCGAAGAAAATGATGGCGTAA
- a CDS encoding F0F1 ATP synthase subunit delta codes for MSNEIVAKRYAVALFQIAKEKHVLEMFEEELRLVQNVFVKNGELHSFLTQPNISKEQKKTFLSNVFASVSESILNTLYILVDNKRIEILPEIANEYVALANEERNVADATVYSVRLLSEDEKLNIAESFAKRTGKDAIRIKNVVDEDLLGGIKVRIGNRIYDGSLQGKLARIQRELMKNR; via the coding sequence ATGAGCAATGAGATTGTAGCAAAACGTTATGCTGTCGCTCTTTTTCAAATTGCAAAAGAAAAACACGTATTAGAAATGTTTGAGGAAGAATTACGCCTTGTACAAAACGTTTTTGTAAAAAACGGAGAACTACATAGCTTTTTAACACAACCAAACATTTCAAAGGAGCAGAAAAAAACGTTTCTTTCTAACGTGTTTGCTTCTGTTTCTGAATCAATTTTAAATACGTTATATATTTTAGTTGATAACAAACGTATTGAAATTCTACCTGAAATTGCAAATGAATATGTTGCTCTTGCTAATGAAGAACGTAACGTAGCTGATGCAACTGTATATTCAGTTCGTCTTCTATCAGAAGATGAAAAGCTTAACATTGCAGAATCATTTGCAAAAAGAACAGGAAAAGATGCAATCCGTATAAAAAATGTTGTAGATGAAGATTTACTAGGCGGCATTAAAGTACGCATTGGAAATCGCATTTATGATGGTAGTTTACAAGGAAAATTAGCACGTATTCAGCGTGAACTTATGAAGAATAGATAG
- the upp gene encoding uracil phosphoribosyltransferase yields the protein MGKLYVFDHPLIQHKITYIRDKNTGTKEFRELVDEVASLMAFEITRDLPLEEIEIETPVSKAKTKVIAGKKLGLIPILRAGLGMVDGILKLIPAAKVGHVGLYRDPKTLQPVEYYVKLPTDVEERDFIVLDPMLATGGSAAEAINSLKKRGAKQIKLMCIVAAPEGVKVVQEEHPDVDIYVAALDEKLNDHGYVVPGLGDAGDRLFGTK from the coding sequence ATGGGAAAACTGTATGTATTTGATCACCCGTTAATTCAACATAAGATTACATATATTCGCGATAAAAATACAGGTACAAAAGAATTTCGTGAATTAGTGGATGAAGTAGCAAGCTTAATGGCATTTGAAATTACACGCGATCTTCCACTTGAAGAAATCGAAATTGAAACACCTGTAAGCAAAGCGAAAACAAAAGTGATCGCTGGTAAAAAGCTTGGTCTAATTCCGATTTTACGTGCAGGCTTAGGAATGGTAGACGGAATTCTGAAATTAATCCCAGCAGCAAAAGTAGGACACGTTGGTTTATACCGTGACCCAAAAACATTGCAACCGGTAGAATACTATGTGAAACTTCCAACGGATGTAGAAGAACGTGACTTTATCGTACTTGATCCGATGTTAGCAACAGGTGGTTCTGCAGCTGAAGCAATTAACTCTCTGAAAAAGCGCGGTGCGAAGCAAATTAAATTAATGTGTATCGTAGCTGCACCAGAAGGAGTAAAAGTAGTACAAGAAGAACATCCTGATGTTGATATTTATGTGGCGGCATTAGATGAAAAATTAAATGACCATGGTTATGTTGTTCCAGGTCTTGGCGATGCTGGTGACCGTTTATTTGGAACGAAGTAA
- a CDS encoding ATP synthase subunit I: protein MIDVHGLVHRQKKYMYYLLALLVLGWGFTSYKDVFLGLIIGTIFSFLSLRIIARRTDKLLDRVTNGENVKFKATAVSTYSRFATIGLLILFAAKYQHLIAMWSLGVGLLTGYLVMIIDFLYLEYKSREER, encoded by the coding sequence ATGATAGACGTACATGGACTTGTCCACAGACAAAAGAAATATATGTACTACTTGCTTGCGCTTCTAGTGCTAGGATGGGGATTTACCTCTTACAAGGATGTATTTCTTGGACTGATTATCGGAACGATTTTCAGTTTTCTTAGTTTGCGCATCATTGCACGTAGAACAGACAAGCTATTAGATCGCGTTACAAATGGAGAAAACGTGAAATTTAAAGCAACGGCTGTTAGTACATATTCGAGATTTGCCACGATTGGGTTATTAATTTTATTTGCCGCGAAATATCAGCATTTAATTGCGATGTGGAGCTTAGGTGTAGGATTGCTGACAGGATATCTTGTCATGATCATAGATTTTCTTTATTTAGAGTATAAGAGCAGGGAAGAGAGGTGA
- a CDS encoding TIGR01440 family protein produces the protein MTEIVKMKEQLQISLSDFQEQASLQSGQIFVVGCSTSEVLGERIGTSGTMEVAEAIFFELKQFQEQAGIELAFQCCEHLNRALVVEREVAMKYQFEIVTVTPVRSAGGALATYAYHNLKDPVVVEFIKADAGMDIGDTFIGMHLKHVAVPIRTRVKEIGSAHVTMAKTRAKLIGGARAVYAAVEETVTCS, from the coding sequence ATGACGGAAATAGTAAAAATGAAAGAGCAGCTACAAATATCGCTTTCTGATTTTCAAGAGCAAGCTTCTTTACAAAGCGGGCAAATTTTTGTAGTGGGCTGTAGCACGAGCGAGGTGCTCGGAGAGAGAATTGGGACATCAGGAACGATGGAAGTGGCGGAAGCGATTTTTTTTGAGCTAAAACAATTTCAAGAGCAAGCTGGTATAGAGTTGGCATTCCAATGTTGTGAGCATTTAAATCGTGCTTTAGTAGTAGAGAGAGAAGTAGCAATGAAGTATCAATTTGAAATTGTAACTGTTACGCCTGTTAGATCAGCCGGTGGTGCATTAGCAACATATGCCTATCACAATCTAAAGGATCCTGTAGTCGTGGAATTTATAAAAGCAGATGCGGGCATGGATATCGGTGATACATTTATTGGTATGCATCTAAAACATGTTGCGGTTCCAATTCGTACACGTGTAAAAGAGATTGGAAGTGCACACGTAACGATGGCTAAAACACGTGCGAAACTTATTGGTGGGGCACGTGCTGTATATGCGGCAGTAGAAGAAACAGTTACCTGTAGCTAA
- the glyA gene encoding serine hydroxymethyltransferase → MDHLKRQDEKVFAAIEAELGRQRSKIELIASENFVSEAVMEAQGSVLTNKYAEGYPGKRYYGGCEHVDVVEDIARDRVKEIFGAEHVNVQPHSGAQANMAVYFTILEQGDTVLGMNLSHGGHLTHGSPVNFSGVQYNFVEYGVDAESHRINYDDVLAKAKEHKPKLIVAGASAYPRVIDFKRFREIADEVGAYLMVDMAHIAGLVAAGLHPNPVPHAHFVTTTTHKTLRGPRGGMILCEEKFAKQIDKSIFPGIQGGPLMHVIAAKAVAFGETLQEDFKTYAQNIINNAQRLAEGLQKEGLTLVSGGTDNHLILIDVRNLDITGKVAEHVLDEVGITVNKNTIPFETASPFVTSGIRIGTAAVTSRGFGLEEMDEIAAIIAHTLKNHEDEVALEEARKRVEALTDKFPMYTDL, encoded by the coding sequence GTGGATCATTTAAAACGTCAAGATGAAAAGGTATTTGCTGCAATTGAAGCAGAACTAGGAAGACAGCGTTCAAAAATTGAATTAATTGCCTCAGAAAACTTCGTAAGTGAAGCTGTAATGGAAGCACAAGGTTCTGTTTTAACAAACAAGTATGCAGAAGGATATCCTGGTAAACGTTACTATGGCGGTTGTGAGCATGTAGACGTAGTAGAGGATATTGCACGTGATCGCGTAAAAGAAATCTTTGGCGCAGAGCATGTGAACGTTCAACCACACTCTGGTGCACAAGCGAACATGGCTGTATACTTCACGATTTTAGAGCAAGGCGATACAGTACTTGGTATGAATTTATCCCACGGTGGTCACTTAACACACGGAAGCCCTGTTAACTTCAGTGGGGTACAATATAATTTCGTAGAATATGGCGTTGATGCTGAATCACACCGCATCAATTATGATGATGTGTTAGCAAAAGCAAAAGAACATAAGCCAAAATTAATCGTTGCAGGTGCAAGTGCGTACCCTCGTGTTATCGATTTCAAGAGATTCCGTGAAATCGCAGACGAAGTTGGTGCATACTTAATGGTAGATATGGCACATATCGCAGGTTTAGTTGCAGCAGGTTTACATCCAAACCCAGTACCACATGCACATTTCGTTACAACAACAACACATAAAACATTACGTGGCCCACGTGGCGGTATGATTTTATGTGAAGAAAAATTTGCAAAGCAAATTGATAAATCAATCTTCCCTGGTATTCAAGGTGGACCACTAATGCACGTAATTGCTGCGAAAGCTGTTGCATTTGGTGAGACACTTCAAGAAGACTTTAAAACATATGCACAAAATATCATTAATAATGCACAGCGCTTAGCAGAAGGTCTTCAAAAGGAAGGACTTACACTTGTTTCTGGTGGAACGGACAACCATCTTATCTTAATCGATGTTCGTAACCTAGATATTACAGGTAAAGTTGCAGAGCATGTATTAGATGAAGTTGGTATTACTGTAAACAAGAACACAATCCCATTTGAAACAGCAAGCCCATTTGTAACAAGCGGCATACGTATTGGTACAGCGGCGGTAACATCTCGTGGCTTCGGATTAGAAGAAATGGATGAAATTGCAGCAATTATTGCTCATACGTTAAAAAATCATGAGGATGAAGTTGCATTAGAAGAAGCACGTAAGCGTGTAGAAGCATTAACAGATAAGTTCCCAATGTATACAGATCTATAA
- the atpA gene encoding F0F1 ATP synthase subunit alpha, whose translation MSIRAEEISALIKQQIENYQSEIEVSDVGTVIQVGDGIARAHGLDNVMAGELVEFSNGVMGLAQNLEENNVGIIILGPYTEIREGDEVRRTGRIMQVPVGKELIGRVVNPLGQPVDGLGPINTTSTRPIESPAPGVMDRKSVHEPLQTGIKAIDALVPIGRGQRELIIGDRQTGKTAVALDTILNQKDEDMICIYVAIGQKESTVRNVVETLRKHGALEYTIVVTASASQPAPLLYLAAYAGVTMGEEFMYNGKHVLVVYDDLSKQAAAYRELSLLLRRPPGREAYPGDVFYLHSRLLERAAKLSDARGGGSLTALPFIETQAGDVSAYIPTNVISITDGQIFLQSDLFFSGVRPAIDAGTSVSRVGGSAQIKAMSKVSGTLRLDLASYRELEAFAQFGSDLDKATQAKLNRGARTVEVLKQGLHKPLRVEKQVIILYALTRGFLDDIPVADITRFEEEFHAWLDSNAAELLSEIRTTKKLADDDKFAAAINGFKKVFVASE comes from the coding sequence ATGAGCATCAGAGCTGAAGAAATTAGCGCACTGATAAAGCAACAAATTGAGAACTATCAGTCTGAAATCGAAGTTAGTGATGTTGGTACAGTTATCCAAGTTGGTGACGGTATCGCGCGTGCTCATGGTCTAGATAACGTTATGGCTGGTGAACTTGTAGAGTTCTCTAACGGCGTTATGGGACTAGCACAAAACTTAGAGGAAAATAACGTAGGTATCATTATTTTAGGACCTTACACAGAAATCCGTGAAGGTGACGAAGTTCGTCGTACTGGTCGCATCATGCAAGTGCCAGTAGGAAAAGAACTAATCGGTCGTGTTGTAAACCCATTAGGTCAACCAGTAGATGGTTTAGGCCCAATCAATACAACAAGCACTCGTCCAATCGAAAGTCCAGCACCAGGTGTAATGGATCGTAAATCTGTTCATGAGCCACTTCAAACAGGTATTAAAGCGATCGATGCTCTTGTACCAATCGGTCGTGGTCAACGTGAGTTAATCATCGGTGACCGTCAAACTGGTAAAACAGCAGTTGCACTTGATACAATCTTAAATCAAAAAGATGAAGATATGATTTGTATCTACGTTGCAATTGGACAAAAAGAATCTACAGTACGTAACGTAGTAGAAACACTACGTAAGCACGGTGCGTTAGAATACACAATCGTTGTAACTGCATCAGCTTCTCAACCAGCTCCATTATTATACTTAGCTGCTTATGCTGGTGTAACAATGGGTGAAGAGTTCATGTACAATGGTAAACACGTATTAGTAGTATATGATGACTTATCAAAACAAGCAGCTGCTTACCGTGAGCTTTCATTACTATTACGTCGTCCTCCAGGTCGTGAAGCATATCCAGGGGATGTATTCTACTTACATTCTCGCTTACTAGAGCGTGCGGCAAAATTAAGTGATGCAAGAGGCGGCGGTTCTTTAACAGCTCTACCTTTCATCGAAACACAAGCAGGGGACGTATCAGCTTACATTCCAACAAACGTAATCTCTATTACAGATGGACAAATCTTCTTACAATCTGATTTATTCTTCTCTGGCGTACGTCCAGCGATTGATGCAGGTACTTCAGTATCTCGTGTTGGTGGATCTGCTCAGATTAAAGCGATGAGTAAAGTATCAGGTACACTTCGTCTTGACCTTGCGTCTTATCGTGAGTTAGAAGCGTTCGCTCAGTTCGGTTCTGACCTTGATAAAGCAACACAAGCGAAATTAAACCGTGGTGCTCGCACAGTTGAAGTATTAAAACAAGGATTACACAAGCCGTTACGAGTAGAGAAACAAGTTATTATTCTTTACGCTTTAACACGTGGATTCTTAGATGATATTCCAGTAGCGGATATCACTCGTTTTGAAGAAGAATTCCATGCTTGGTTAGATTCAAATGCAGCTGAGCTATTAAGTGAAATTCGCACAACAAAGAAACTTGCGGATGACGACAAATTTGCAGCAGCAATCAACGGATTCAAAAAAGTATTCGTAGCTTCTGAATAA
- a CDS encoding DUF4024 domain-containing protein — translation MVGLSVTNLHLFRDEKVNFLFCIEFMQENELLLTHRE, via the coding sequence ATGGTAGGGCTTTCAGTGACAAATTTGCATCTATTCCGTGACGAAAAAGTAAACTTTTTATTTTGTATAGAATTTATGCAAGAAAATGAGTTATTATTAACACATCGTGAATGA
- a CDS encoding AtpZ/AtpI family protein, whose amino-acid sequence MQKNDRNPVKAYALMSGILAQLVGSILVGIFGGQWIDSKVGTFPLFLIIGLLLGLGTGIYAMIRLIRHYYSGEQ is encoded by the coding sequence TTGCAAAAAAACGATCGCAACCCGGTAAAAGCTTATGCTTTAATGTCAGGTATTCTTGCTCAATTAGTTGGTTCCATTCTTGTTGGAATTTTTGGTGGGCAATGGATTGATAGTAAGGTTGGAACGTTTCCGTTGTTTCTTATTATAGGCTTATTGCTAGGATTAGGAACAGGGATTTACGCAATGATTCGACTCATTCGACATTACTATTCGGGAGAGCAATGA
- the atpC gene encoding F0F1 ATP synthase subunit epsilon: MKTFPVSIVTPDGPVYEKEVEMVSVKAESGEMGILSGHIPTVAPLKISAVRLKNGGHTDYVAVSGGFIEVRPDKVTVLAPSAEEANHIDIHRANEAKRRAEQRMQDKQVHVDFKRAELALQRAVNRLNVSDMK, encoded by the coding sequence ATGAAGACATTTCCAGTCAGTATTGTAACTCCTGATGGACCGGTTTACGAAAAAGAAGTAGAAATGGTAAGCGTGAAGGCAGAAAGTGGGGAAATGGGGATCTTATCAGGTCACATTCCAACTGTTGCACCGCTGAAAATTAGTGCGGTTCGTTTGAAAAATGGCGGTCACACTGATTATGTAGCAGTAAGCGGTGGCTTTATCGAAGTTCGTCCAGATAAAGTAACAGTATTAGCACCATCTGCTGAAGAAGCAAACCATATCGATATTCATCGTGCAAACGAAGCGAAGCGCCGTGCTGAGCAACGTATGCAAGATAAACAAGTACATGTTGACTTCAAGCGTGCAGAACTGGCGCTGCAGCGTGCAGTAAACCGTTTGAACGTTTCTGATATGAAATAA
- the atpB gene encoding F0F1 ATP synthase subunit A encodes MEHGKLVEFLGLTFDLSSVMMVTVAAVIVFLIAVIGTRTLALRPTGMQNFLEWILDFAKGIINSTMDWKTGGRFLTLGVTLMMFIFVSNMLGLPFMYSTTEAGEHIAWWRSPTSDPAVTLTLAVMVVTLTHYYGIKMKGTKEYLKGFFQPMKFLFPLKVIEEFANTLTLGLRLFGNIYAGEILLGLLAKLGGSTVLGALGAIVPMLAWMGFSVFVGSIQAFIFTMLTMVYMAHKVSHDH; translated from the coding sequence GTGGAACACGGTAAATTAGTTGAATTTCTAGGTTTAACGTTCGATTTGTCCTCAGTCATGATGGTTACTGTGGCAGCAGTTATTGTTTTCTTAATCGCTGTTATTGGAACTCGCACATTAGCTCTTCGTCCAACAGGAATGCAAAACTTTCTTGAGTGGATTTTAGACTTTGCGAAAGGGATTATTAACAGTACGATGGACTGGAAAACAGGTGGACGCTTTTTAACACTCGGCGTTACACTTATGATGTTTATTTTCGTATCAAACATGCTCGGCCTACCATTCATGTATTCAACAACTGAGGCTGGTGAACACATTGCATGGTGGAGATCGCCAACGTCTGACCCAGCAGTTACATTAACATTAGCCGTGATGGTAGTTACCCTCACCCATTATTATGGAATTAAGATGAAGGGTACAAAAGAATACTTAAAAGGATTTTTCCAACCTATGAAGTTCTTATTTCCTTTAAAGGTTATTGAGGAATTTGCTAACACATTAACGTTAGGTCTTCGTCTATTCGGTAACATCTATGCTGGTGAGATTTTATTAGGATTACTTGCTAAATTAGGCGGAAGTACAGTACTTGGAGCATTAGGTGCTATTGTGCCGATGTTAGCATGGATGGGATTCAGTGTATTCGTTGGTTCAATCCAAGCGTTTATCTTTACAATGTTAACGATGGTTTATATGGCTCATAAAGTAAGTCATGACCATTAA